The Desulfosoma sp. region GCCTGAAAACATCTTGATCCGCCAAGCTTCTCAGGTGCAACCTGGAGACATGGTGCGTATTCAGGTGGCTCAAGGCCACATGAACGCCAGGGTTCTCGAAATCTTCGAAAGCCCGATTTCAGGGGACAATGTGTCGGAACCATCTTCAAAGGGCCTTGACCTTCATGGACCATGAGAAAGGACCTTCCTATGACGTTTGCTGAAACTCAAAGCAAAGCCAAGCGAAAAAAAACGGAAAGTTTTGAAGAGGCGATGAAACGCCTGGAAGAAATCGTGGAAAAGCTGGAAAAGGGCGACTTACCCTTGGAAGTTGCAATGGAAGCTTTCAGTGAAGGCGTGGGGCTTGTACGGTTGTGCCACGAAAAGCTGGAAGAGGCGGAAAAGAAAGTGCAGATGTTGGTTCAGGGAGAAGACGGGCGTTGGATTGCCACCCCTTTTGACAAGCCGCCGGAAGAAAACGAATCCTAAGACGATCCGTGATTTGTAAGTGCTAGATTTCCCACTGGCATGAAGCCACGGTTCGTGATAGAAGCAAATTCCACCTTATTGCGGAGGATCTTTTTCCGTGAAATCCTTTGATGTTAAAGCTTATCTGGCTGAAAAACGAAAGGCGGTGGATGAGGCCCTAGAACGATTCTTTCCACCATCGTCGGGCCTGGAAAAAACCGTGGTGGAAGCCGCCCGCTACAGTCTGTTTGCTGGAGGTAAACGGCTTCGTCCCATTCTGTGCCTGGCAGCCGCCGAAGTGGTGGATGGGTCCCAGGATGCCGTCATGCCTGCGGCATGTGCTCTGGAAATGGTCCATACCTATTCTTTAATCCACGATGATCTTCCGGCCATGGATAACGACGACTTTCGACGAGGCCGTCCTACGAACCATCGAGTGTATGGAGAAGCCGTTGCCATCCTTGCCGGAGATCTTTTGCTGACGGAAGCCTTCGGCCTTCTGGCGGCCCCTGTAGGCTCTCAAGCTGCTTTGGTGCCGGCTGGAAAACGTCTGGAAGCTGTGGCCATTCTGGCGCGGGCTTCCGGAGCTCAAGGCATGATTGCCGGCCAGATCATCGACCTGGAATCGGAAACCCGGGAAGTGGATCTTCCCACGGTGGAATACATGCACATTCGCAAAACAGGGGCTCTTATCAGCGCTTCTTTGGAAATTGGCGCCGTCTTTTCCAACGCTTCCCAGGAAGCTCTCCATGCCCTCACACGGTACGGAAGGCACTTGGGGTTAGCGTTTCAGATCACGGACGATCTCTTGGACGTGGAAGGGGATCCTCAGGTCATGGGAAAATCGACGGGATCCGATGCAGCCAAGAACAAGAAGACCTATCCGGCCCTTTTGGGCCTCGGCCGCACTAAAGAAATTGCTCGAGAACACGTGGAAGAGGCCGTGAAGGCGTTGGACGGATTCGACCGTAAAGCCGACCCTTTACGGGCTTTAG contains the following coding sequences:
- a CDS encoding exodeoxyribonuclease VII small subunit, yielding MTFAETQSKAKRKKTESFEEAMKRLEEIVEKLEKGDLPLEVAMEAFSEGVGLVRLCHEKLEEAEKKVQMLVQGEDGRWIATPFDKPPEENES
- a CDS encoding polyprenyl synthetase family protein; the encoded protein is MKSFDVKAYLAEKRKAVDEALERFFPPSSGLEKTVVEAARYSLFAGGKRLRPILCLAAAEVVDGSQDAVMPAACALEMVHTYSLIHDDLPAMDNDDFRRGRPTNHRVYGEAVAILAGDLLLTEAFGLLAAPVGSQAALVPAGKRLEAVAILARASGAQGMIAGQIIDLESETREVDLPTVEYMHIRKTGALISASLEIGAVFSNASQEALHALTRYGRHLGLAFQITDDLLDVEGDPQVMGKSTGSDAAKNKKTYPALLGLGRTKEIAREHVEEAVKALDGFDRKADPLRALARYLLVRKA